A stretch of the Lolium perenne isolate Kyuss_39 chromosome 3, Kyuss_2.0, whole genome shotgun sequence genome encodes the following:
- the LOC127343686 gene encoding uncharacterized protein has product MPHEKRVNHDPLGDDVDETNTAWTGEKRRRSYLPQSPSSSDAPTATAQDPISHTLSGAGEAAKDHQGPVSDMAIAREQDHALLPPRADSVEEEEETQELFGPQVMLSEEDQANDAKKLPLGGVPLGRMTPQMSWTERLKVWASHARYRIAYYKIVKPESGCELKDPHEYTVDELRKERYFKYLEDDAAFEWFFNTDDIWNPHLDDYQKMCLKDLMPGRIESEYLNADEYHDRYHTYEMDAVYVKYYGEISKKIKWIEKFVHLDERSVEWSVMGTTGWRQALRIATNFPHMTRRLASFAYREYISELRKDATLKDLDLVYFEIWRLVVKDNKSYMDAVKLVHEMEKFHMHKRTMEAQLTGAPVFVTLKHMIYGVILESDIVANTEDNKARDLFRKGFARLKTKNMVKYAEKKMKIAELLNLHKRIEVACTGYGVINY; this is encoded by the exons ATGCCGCACGAGAAGCGCGTCAATCATGATCCACTGGGCGACGATGTGGATGAAACGAACACGGCGTGGACGGGGGAGAAGAGGCGCCGCAGTTACCTACCCCAATCACCATCATCTTCCGATGCTCCTACTGCCACCGCCCAGGATCCGATCTCTCATACGCTTTCTGGGGCCGGCGAGGCTGCCAAGGATCACCAGGGCCCCGTTTCAGACATGGCCATAGCCCGGGAGCAAGATCACGCGCTGCTTCCTCCGAGAGCGGACTCggtagaggaggaagaagaaacccAGGAGCTTTTCGGGCCACAAGTAATGCTCAGCGAGGAAGACCAGGCCAACGATGCTAAAAAATTGCCTCTCGGTGGTGTTCCTCTCGGCAGAATGACGCCGCAGATGAGTTGGACGGAAAGGCTCAAGGTATGGGCGAGCCATGCACGCTATCGTATCGCTTATTACAAG ATCGTGAAGCCAGAGTCTGGATGCGAGCTCAAGGATCCGCATGAGTACACAGTGGATGAACTTCGCAAGGAGAGGTACTTTAAATATTTAGAGGATGATGCAGCTTTTGAGTGGTTCTTCAATACCGATGATATCTGGAACCCTCATTTGGATGACTACCAAAAGATGTGCCTTAAAGATCTC ATGCCTGGTAGGATTGAATCAGAATACCTCAATGCCGATGAGTACCATGATCGTTATCATACATATGAAATGGATGCTGTTTATGTCAAGTACTATGGAGAAATATCAAAGAAAATCAAG TGGATTGAAAAATTTGTACATCTGGATGAAAGGTCTGTGGAG TGGAGCGTTATGGGTACTACAGGATGGAGGCAAGCATTGAGAATTGCAACAAATTTTCCCCATATGACTCGTCGTTTAGCTTCTTTTGCATATCGT GAGTACATTTCTGAGCTGCGGAAGGATGCGACGCTCAAGGACCTAGATCTTGTGTATTTTGAGATCTGGAGACTTGTTGTTAAGGATAAT aaaagttacatGGATGCCGTGAAGTTGGTACATGAAATGGAGAAGTTCCATATGCACAAACGTACAATGGAGGCTCAACTGACCGGGGCTCCTGTCTTTGTGACACTGAAACACATG ATTTATGGCGTTATTCTGGAGAGTGACATTGTTGCGAAT ACTGAAGATAATAAAGCTCGGGATTTGTTCCGGAAGGGATTTGCTCGGCTCAAAACAAAAAACATGGTAAAGTATGCTGAGAAAAAGATGAAGATCGCGGAGCTGTTGAATTTGCACAAGAG GATTGAGGTTGCCTGTACTGGATATGGGGTAATCAACTACTAG
- the LOC127343688 gene encoding uncharacterized protein: MTMPRSGALLVLALLLACAAAALVGAAAAAGKVAAGSGRAEEEEGCRDLATRGACVASGGCRWCRSEALDDMCFGAAEAWRLPNQVFSCDPPAAAAHARR, translated from the coding sequence ATGACCATGCCCAGATCCGGAGCGCTGCTGGTGCTCGCGCTGCTCCTGGCCTGCGCCGCGGCCGCGTTGGTGggtgctgcggcggcggcgggcaaggTTGCTGCTGGgtcggggcgggcggaggaggaggaggggtgcCGGGATCTGGCCACGCGCGGCGCGTGCGTGGCGAGCGGCGGATGCCGGTGGTGCCGCAGCGAGGCGCTCGACGACATGTGCTTCGGCGCGGCGGAGGCGTGGCGGCTCCCCAACCAGGTCTTCTCCTGCgacccgcccgccgccgccgcgcacgcCAGGAGGTAG
- the LOC127343685 gene encoding serine/threonine protein kinase OSK1: MDGGKDGNPLKNYRIGKTLGIGSFGKVKIAEHIKTGHKVAIKILNRRKIKNMEMEEKVKREIKILRLFMHPHIIRLYEVIEGPADIYVVMEYVKSGELFDYIVEKGRLQEEEARRFFQQIISGVQYCHRNMVVHRDLKPENLLLDNNCDVKIADFGLSNVMRDGHFLKTSCGSPNYAAPEVISGKLYAGPEVDVWSCGVILYALLCGTLPFDDENIPNLFKKIKGGIYTLPSHLSGPARDLIPRMLVVDPMKRITIREIREHPWFEAQLPRYLAVPPPDTAQQVKKIDEETLGKVISLGFDKNLLVESIHNRLQNEATVAYYLFLDNKNRTTAGYLGAEYQEAMESSFSTLTPSEPQSPAHGNRQQVYMESPVGLRPHFPAERKWALGLQSRAHPREVMTEVLKALQELNVYWKKIGHYNMKCRWSPGFPSQESMNHTNYNFNAEPIETDDLGDKLNLIKFEIQLYKTRDEKYLLDLQRASGPHLLFLDLCAAFLAQLRVL; encoded by the exons ATGGACGGCGGCAAGGACGGCAACCCTCTCAAGAACTACCGTATCGGCAAGACCCTGGGGATCGGTTCCTTCGGGAAGGTCAAGATTGCAGAGCATATCAAGACGGGCCACAAGGTGGCCATCAAGATACTCAACCGCCGCAAAATCAAGAACATGGAGATGGAGGAGAAAG TCAAAAGAGAGATCAAGATATTAAGGTTGTTCATGCACCCGCATATCATCCGCCTTTATGAAGTGATAGAGGGACCAGCTGATATTTATGTGGTTATGGAGTATGTTAAGTCCGGTGAATTGTTTGATTACATCGTTGAGAAAGGCAGGCTACAAGAGGAAGAGGCCCGCCGTTTTTTCCAACAG ATTATATCGGGTGTTCAATACTGCCACAGAAACATGGTGGTGCACCGCGATCTAAAGCCAGAGAACCTTCTATTGGATAATAACTGCGATGTTAAGATTGCTGATTTTGGCTTAAGTAATGTTATGCGTGACGGCCACTTTCTTAAGACAAGTTGTGGCAGCCCAAATTATGCCGCTCCAGAG GTTATATCTGGTAAACTCTATGCTGGGCCTGAAGTTGACGTATGGAGCTGTGGTGTTATTCTTTATGCTCTTCTCTGTGGCACTCTTCCATTTGATGATGAGAACATACCCAATCTGTTTAAGAAAATAAAG GGTGGAATATATACTCTTCCGAGCCATTTATCGGGCCCGGCAAGGGATTTGATTCCAAGGATGCTAGTTGTTGATCCTATGAAAAGGATAACCATTCGTGAAATCCGTGAACATCCATGGTTTGAAGCTCAACTCCCACGATATTTGGCTGTACCTCCACCAGATACTGCGCAGCAAGTTAAGAAG ATTGACGAAGAGACTCTTGGTAAGGTCATCAGTCTGGGATTTGACAAAAACCTATTGGTGGAATCAATTCATAATAGACTGCAAAATGAg GCAACAGTTGCATACTATTTATTTTTGGATAATAAGAATCGTACAACAGCTGGCTATCTTGGAGCCGAGTATCAAGAAGCTATG GAATCTTCGTTCTCAACCCTTACTCCAAGTGAACCACAAAGTCCAGCACATGGAAATCGGCAACAAGTATATATGGAATCTCCAGTTGGCTTGAGGCCACATTTTCCAGCCGAGAGGAAATGGGCTCTTGGGCTTCAG TCTAGAGCACATCCAAGAGAAGTTATGACTGAAGTGCTCAAGGCTCTGCAAGAACTGAACGTATACTGGAAAAAAATTGGACACTATAACATGAAATGTAGATGGAGTCCTGGCTTTCCTAGTCAGGAGAGCATGAATCATACCAACTATAACTTCAATGCAGAGCCTATTGAAACCGATGACCTAGGCGACAAGTTAAATTTAATCAAGTTCGAAATTCAG CTCTACAAAACAAGAGATGAGAAATACCTCCTCGATTTGCAAAGGGCCAGTGGGCCGCATCTCCTCTTTCTTGATCTATGTGCTGCCTTTCTAGCTCAGCTGAGAGTCCTTTGA